From Aythya fuligula isolate bAytFul2 chromosome 20, bAytFul2.pri, whole genome shotgun sequence, a single genomic window includes:
- the LOC116497385 gene encoding C-C motif chemokine 3-like, translating to MAKAAGAFCVLLLLIMLCYQSLAQRAPAVPDKCCFNFQTRRIKRDNVISCYATSPECPHQAVIFKVKSGKEICAQAGRAWVKRYQQSFPVSSFSIPS from the exons atgGCCAAGGCAGCCGGGGCCTTCtgcgtcctcctcctcctcatcatgCTTTGCTACCAGAGCCTGGCCCAGA GAGCCCCGGCTGTGCCCGACAAGTGCTGCTTCAACTTCCAGACGAGACGAATCAAGAGGGACAACGTCATCTCCTGCTACGCCACCAGCCCAGAGTGCCCGCACCAGGCGGTGAT CTTCAAGGTGAAGAGCGGCAAGGAGATCTGCGCCCAGGCGGGCAGGGCCTGGGTGAAGAGGTACCAGCAGAGCTTCCCAGTCAGCtccttctccatccccagcTAG
- the LOC116497370 gene encoding C-C motif chemokine 5-like: MKVSAAVLAALLLLALCSPAVAQLNGVPTTCCFSYQQRPVPRRHITSYYISSSSCNLRAVILVTKNGRKICADPQAAWVKAHLKHFVKKN; the protein is encoded by the exons ATGAAGGTCTCCGCAGCTGTCCTGGccgctctcctcctcctggccctctgctccccagctgtgGCCCAACTCA ATGGCGTCCCCACCACCTGCTGCTTCAGCTACCAGCAGCGCCCTGTCCCACGTAGGCACATCACCTCTTACtacatcagcagcagcagctgcaaccTGCGAGCGGTGAT cctggtcACCAAGAATGGGAGGAAGATATGCGCGGACCCCCAGGCCGCCTGGGTGAAGGCACACCTGAAGCACtttgtgaagaaaaactga
- the LOC116497409 gene encoding C-C motif chemokine 4-like, with translation MKLFSLTLVALLLAAVWTESWGLSFRSPHSKCCYKDMFVKKKIPASLIRSYEKTLPNCSRRAVRVELLKGTKVCVDPMEPWFQQYLKGQNLSNASA, from the exons ATGAAGCTCTTCTCCCTGACCCTGGTCGCCCTGCTGCTCGCTGCTGTCTGGACTGAAAGCTGGGGCTTATCCT TCCGCAGCCCCCACTCCAAATGCTGCTACAAGGATATGTTCGTCAAGAAGAAAATCCCTGCCTCGCTCATCCGGAGCTACGAGAAGACGCTCCCAAACTGCTCCCGCAGAGCCGTGAG AGTGGAGCTGCTGAAGGGGACGAAGGTCTGCGTGGACCCCATGGAGCCCTGGTTCCAGCAGTACCTGAAGGGACAGAATCTGAGCAACGCCTCGGCGTGA
- the PHF7 gene encoding PHD finger protein 7: MPAAAHPIHTPGSLLQYHASGLSQRGADGEGFFGFLFPDIHRELQRVAQKTCCICWQRGASVTCQVRRCPRNFHFPCGIERGCVSQFFGEFKSFCWQHRPAQRLRAPQRGHSLCVICLEVVAKRPCYNTLVCPVCTSAWFHRRCIQGQALSSALHHFRCPLCQDVQTFQEEMFRLGIKIPDRDAAWEEDGAFEEHYQRHSSCDASQCLCPVGREQSEDTG; the protein is encoded by the exons ATGCCAGCGGCTGCCCATCCCATACACACCCCCGGCTCCCTCTTGCAGTACCACGCCAGCGGGCTGAGCCAGCGAGGGGCTGACGGAGAGGGTTTCTTCGGCTTCCTCTTCCCCGACATCCACCGGGAGCTGCAGCGGGTGGCACAGAAG acGTGCTGCATCTGCTGGCAGCGGGGCGCCTCGGTCACCTGCCAGGTCCGGAGATGTCCCCGAAACTTCCACTTCCCCTGCGGCATCGAGCGGGGCTGCGTCTCTCAGTTTTTCGGGGAGTTCAA GTCCTTTTGCTGGCAGCACCGGCCGGCACAGCGGCTGCGAGCGCCGCAGCGGGGCCACAGCCTGTGTGTCATCTGCCTGGAGGTGGTGGCGAAGCGGCCCTGCTACAACACCCTGGTTTGTCCCGTCTGCACCAGCGCCTGGTTCCACCGCCGCTGCATCCAG GGCCAGGCGCTGAGCTCGGCCCTGCACCATTTCCGCTGCCCGCTCTGCCAGGACGTGCAGACCTTCCAGGAGGAGATGTTTCGCCTGGGCATCAAAATCCCCGACAG GGACGCTGCCTGGGAGGAGGACGGGGCTTTCGAGGAGCATTACCAGCGGCACAGCTCCTGCGACGCCAGCCAGTGCCTGTGCCCAGTGGGACGGGAGCAATCAGAGGACACGGGGTGA